In Camelina sativa cultivar DH55 chromosome 17, Cs, whole genome shotgun sequence, the genomic stretch GAATTTTTTATAGGGGTTTttcaatgtattttaaaaagttctaCAATGtatttatatggttttaaaagtatttataagatatttttataaatatttataaaattatacacatgtataaaaataatttgtatatttttataaggttataaacttatttgagtatatatcaaattttaatttctactTTTCTAAAAagcattttttataaaattatagaaatatgatatttttgaaaagtgtttaagatttttttttctttttttttgaaattcccgttaataaaaaaatcttatggTCTCTTCTGAACTACTTTGAAAAGGataattcttgggttcaccctaggggtgaacctctcttattcacccctttaaattaaggaaacaaattctgtagatcaattaattttaaaattgttaattctaatattgtattatagtttttagttatcacatctaaactctaaccattttttataaactcaaaccaacatataattttgtttaattataaaatctaaaccctgactcaaaccgacatataatttcgtttaattgtaaaatctaaaccctaaacattcttttataaacccaaaccgacatatcattttgtttaattgtaaaatttaaactctaaccaATTTTTTGTAACAAACCGGCATATagtttcgtttaattgtaaaatctgaactctaaccactttttgtaaacccaaaccgacgtataattttatttaattataaaatataaaatcctaaccattcttttacaaacctaaaccgacatataatttttaaaattataaatttaaactctaatcttcttttataaactcaaaccgatataatTTACTTAATAGAagatctacataatttgtttccttaatttgttttgttttttattttattttaattgtgatttattttttaaaatatgatatgacatgacaTATTCTTGTATTCTGATTGGCATTTCTCTATGGGTAAAcccaataatttttcttttggaaaaagtTTGATTGTATTGAGTGAAGAAAACCCTACTTGTAGAGCGATGCGATCTAAACCTATAACTCAATCGGACGAGTCGTGTTgacaaattttaattcaaacaaaaacttaatCAAACGAAAAGTTtcaattaataacaaaaatcactaaacattttttttcactGATATAGtaatttttaagaataaaatgaCTATGACTGAGTTTATTTTTGTGAGGGAGAATTTTGGGCTTTAGAATTTGATTggataaattataaattatatgactaaaaaaacatttatttgttttatcttttatgaAAGGCTTGAGAACTTCTTGGCATATAGATATGCTCCTTGAGCATTTTGTTCTAGAGGATGCCGCTTTGATCAGGACTATACCGTTGGGTAGTTCCCAGTTGGACGACTCACTAGATTGGCATTTTACGAAATTCGGGAAGTATTCGGTTAAATCAGGGTATGTTACATAATAATTGGCGAAACAGGGGTCTCAGGTGCCTCGGTTTGGGCCAGACGTTACTCCACTCCTTGTCAGAGTTTGGCGGGTGGCTTGTCCCCCAAAGATAAAACACTTTATGTGGCAAGTCTTATCGGGTGTATATCGGTTACGACAAATCTGAAGCGGTGGGGCATTGCTTGTGGTGCCAGTTGTGCTCGCTGTGGGGCTGATGATGAAACGGTGAATCATGTTATTTTTAGATGTCCGCCAGCTCGACAGACATGGGCTTTAGCTCATGTGCCAGTTGGACCGGTTTCTTTCCCTATAGACTCTCTGTATGCAAATATGGATCATTTCCTGGGTTCTCATGTAGTGGCTTTTTcttggattatgtggtatatatggaagGCGTGGAATGCTTTtgtgtttaagaatattagggATGAACCCGACGAGGTCGTAAGGTTAGCGGTAGGGGAGGGGGCTACATGGTTGCAGGCTCAGGCAGAGGATGTGGGTGAGAATTTATCATTGAGTCCCAGAGTCACTAGCTGGCGAGAGGGGGGGGGGAGCGTAGGGAATCTGCCTATTGCTTATTCTGGTTACAggtgttttgttgatggctcGTGGAAAGCGGGGAATGACTATGCGGGTGCAGGTTGGGTGTGCTCATCCTATCAGGAATCTTCGACGAAGAAGGGAGCCGCCAATTTCAGAAGTAGTCTTTCCCCTttacatgctgaagtagaagTCTTTGTCTGGGCTATGCGGTGCATGATTGGTCATGACTATCAAGAGGTGGCTTTTTATACAGATTGCTCAGACTtgatgaagatggtgtcttctcctcagGACTGGCCGGCTTTCAAGACTTACCTTAACGTTAACAGGATGGACAGGGAGgagttttgttctttctctttatctcttatttctagaaatgctaatgtaaatgcggattctttggcacgtcAAACGCGTACATCTCCGCATCCTACTGTTtttataaactcttttcctTCATGTTGGTTCTTTTGAACTGATATTNaaaaaaaaaaaaaaaaaaaaaaaaaaaacaaggctTGAGAACCTTTAATGCCAACTTGCCGATCGATAGCCACCAAAGAGATAAATAGAGGAACGATAgtgaattagggttttcaaccaaaaaaaaaaatatggagcAACCAAAAGACAAGatcgaaagaaaaagaaacagaagaagaaaatcttcattgtcgtcgtcgtcgtcgtcaatATCATTACCTTCCTTACCTCTGGATCTAACCTTAGACATATTCTTAAGGCTGCCAGTGAAATCTGTTCTGAGGCTTGGTTGTGTTTCAAAGCTTTGGTCATCACTCACCACCGATCCATATCTCACCAACTCGTTGGAAACTCGACAAAATCTTCTACTCTTCTTCCAATCTGGAGCCaggttctttgttttctctctttatcaACACAATAGGAACCCAAACTCTTTTTATTACTCCTCTTCTCAACCTATCAGTGATAGTTACCAAATCACCTCTCCAAGTTATTGTTCATTCACCATAAAAAACGAGTCAGTCCATGGCTTGATCTGCTTACAATATGCAGCAACTCCAATAGTCTGGAACCCTATTAAGAGAGAGTTTACACCTTTAACCAAACCTAACAAGAGCTGGACGAATATAACAGTCTTTTTAGGGTATGATCCTATCGAAGGTAAACACAAAGTAGTGTGCATGCCGTATGATTGGTATGAATCCGATGAGTGTAGGGTTTTAACATTAGGATCAGCTCaagaacactacaagaaaacaaggctAAAACCAACGGAAATTCTGACGGGCAGTAATCCGTCGGAAATTTCAGACGCGACAGATTTCTAACAAGACTCGTGTTGGTCAGTTTTTCGTTGGAAAAAAACAGACGAAAAAAATCCGTTCGAACAATGGAGGACGGTCAAGACCAACTACAAGTACAAACCTTTCACTGGCAATCGCACAGAAGGTTATGGAAATTGCACATGCGTCAACGGTTTTCTATATTATCGAGCCCTTACTGGTCCTGATTGTGTCATAATGAGGTTCGATGTAAGATCTGAAACGTTTTATGCAATGACATTACCATGGGAGGATAAGTATTGGCCTGTGATGATGGTATCTAATCAAGGAAGGTTAGTATGTCTTGGCTCCACTCATGATAGTGTTTCATTGTGGGTTTTGAAGGATGCACAACAACTCGAATGGTCGAATCACATCTTGTTACCTCTTTCTCACTATGGTCGGGgtttgaaaaacaagttcaaacTAATAGGTATCACTGGTGATGGTGAATTGATTTATGTACCAAGGACGGCGCTCAAATCTCAtcttcatatcatatatattaatccAATGACAAAGACGTTTCGAAGAGTCGAGTACAATGGGATTGCAGATAATGATTTTCGACAACGCTATGGACTTGGAGAGAGACCTCTGCGTGGGATCCAATATTTTCCCAATCACATTGAACCCTTCATGTCttaataattatcttttttctttgttttcttcttatttttgtaGTGATAcctttattcatttttaatcttTAGTGTTGTCTTTACATTTTAGTTATAACTTTCAGGCTGTTTTCATATTGTTATGATATATTCTATCCagttctaattaattattaccaACATAAAGAAATTGTGATCTTTAGGTAAACTAATTACAAAACATGGATGCACATGGAAACAATAAGCATATACCTTCTTTGAATATGACGGTACTATATGTATAGTAGTTAGTAGCTTTAGCtgaatcaaagaaacaaaaaactacGAACAATGTAATGTTTCCAGCATTTAGGGGttgaaaacttaattaaaatgcTTTTTGCCATcaaagtttggttctttttaattaatttaatttattagaaaatttaatcACATCTATTAGTGCACATATGTAAACCATACAATAAATCACGAACCTAAAACTTTCGATTACTAAAAGTCAGCCTTTCTTATCATAagggaattagggttttaacCCTACTAACTACGTATGCATGCCTCGTGCTCGTGGTAAAGCTTTTGATGAGTGTCTCGAGTTCTAGAATTGGGATCAGCTAAAAAAACATGGAGAACCAT encodes the following:
- the LOC104759932 gene encoding putative F-box protein At1g47730 encodes the protein MEQPKDKIERKRNRRRKSSLSSSSSSISLPSLPLDLTLDIFLRLPVKSVLRLGCVSKLWSSLTTDPYLTNSLETRQNLLLFFQSGARFFVFSLYQHNRNPNSFYYSSSQPISDSYQITSPSYCSFTIKNESVHGLICLQYAATPIVWNPIKREFTPLTKPNKSWTNITVFLGYDPIEGKHKVVCMPYDWYESDECRVLTLGSAQEWRTVKTNYKYKPFTGNRTEGYGNCTCVNGFLYYRALTGPDCVIMRFDVRSETFYAMTLPWEDKYWPVMMVSNQGRLVCLGSTHDSVSLWVLKDAQQLEWSNHILLPLSHYGRGLKNKFKLIGITGDGELIYVPRTALKSHLHIIYINPMTKTFRRVEYNGIADNDFRQRYGLGERPLRGIQYFPNHIEPFMS